The Toxorhynchites rutilus septentrionalis strain SRP chromosome 3, ASM2978413v1, whole genome shotgun sequence genome includes a region encoding these proteins:
- the LOC129780474 gene encoding acyl-coenzyme A thioesterase 9, mitochondrial-like, which yields MLFLRKQLCSLGCSVAKQLSTNNTYNIPTTNLFLINRSNKVNLYGHSCKMTSISNLKGNCDLECTAGTMNDVKQIIIKKLGIEVGYTPFVSTREHLAKYAPTSMDQLPPRSMQDSFTSAIIPLTEDKILKDKYVGFMGNIRLGRLMEDMDMFAVWVVHKHVLVPDLPEGAALPYTFVTVLVDKVDFSDLVPTHEADIRLSGHVSWVGRTSVEIVVWMEQKLHGQWRKLTRALFLMAARDATNTKAALINPLVPANEEEKLIFDGGESRKRRRIQSQKEDLLKTEPNDFEQGLVHDLFVKSIDTKSRAFNKRILPPGYIWMEDATMANIVFSHPEDRNAHNKVFGGFLMRNALELSWALAYNFAKRRPKLEHISDISFHHPVDVSSMLNMQAHVIYTDLHYMEIVVLADVYDAVTGQQTTTNSFYYTYSVAERLPSIMPKTYHEAMYYLDGRRKFRYSMGIDKPQNTQDAAPDRSNL from the exons atgttgttcCTGCGAAAACAACTCTGTTCGTTGGGATGTTCTGTTGCGAAGCAGTTAAGCACGAATAATACGTACAATATCCCCACCACGAATTTATTTCTTATCAACCGTAGTAATAAAGTTAATTTATATGGACACAG TTGTAAAATGACTAGCATCAGCAATTTAAAGGGAAATTGTGATCTGGAATGCACTGCTGGAACAATGAATGATG TCAAACAGATAATCATTAAAAAGTTGGGAATAGAGGTAGGATATACACCGTTTGTGAGTACTCGCGAACATCTGGCTAAGTATGCACCAACATCAATGGATCAGTTACCGCCAAGATCGATGCAGGATTCTTTCACTTCCGCTATAATTCCGCTAACGGAAGATAAAATATTAAAGGATAAATACGTTGGCTTCATGGGTAATATTCGATTGGGTCGTCTGATGGAGGACATGGATATGTTTGCTG TATGGGTTGTTCACAAACATGTGCTAGTGCCCGATCTTCCCGAAGGAGCTGCTCTACCATACACATTCGTTACGGTTCTGGTGGATAAAGTGGATTTTAGCGATTTGGTGCCGACGCACGAAGCGGACATTCGTCTGTCGGGACACGTAAGTTGGGTAGGACGAACTTCGGTGGAAATTGTGGTTTGGATGGAACAGAAATTACACGGACAATGGCGAAAACTGACCCGGGCTCTGTTCCTGATGGCAGCTAGAGATGCCACCAACACAAAAGCGGCTCTTATCAATCCTCTTGTTCCGGCGAACGAAGAAGAAAAACTAATATTCGATGGAGGCGAAT CTCGCAAAAGAAGGAGAATTCAGTCACAAAAGGAAGATCTTCTCAAGACAGAACCGAATGATTTCGAGCAAGGTTTGGTACATGATCTGTTCGTGAAATCCATCGACACAAAGAGTCGGGCTTTCAACAAACGTATTTTGCCGCCAGGCTATATTTGGATGGAAGATGCAACAATGGCAAACATAGTATTCTCTCATCCAGAGGATCGTAATGCACACAACAAAGTGTTCGGTGGCTTTTTGATGCGTAACGCGTTGGAACTCAGCTGGGCTTTGGCATACAATTTTGCTAAACGTCGGCCAAAGTTGGAACACATTTCTGATATTAGTTTTCATCATCCCGTTGATGTTTCTTCTATGCTGAATATGCAGGCCCATGTTATCTACACTGATCTACATTACATGGAGATTGTTGTCCTGGCCGATGTGTACGATGCGGTGACTGGGCAACAAACGACCACAAATAGCTTTTACTATACATATTCTGTTGCCGAAAGGTTACCCAGCATAATGCCCAAAACATATCACGAAGCAATGTACTACTTGGATGGGCGGCGCAAGTTCCGTTATTCTATGGGAATTGATAAACCACAGAATACTCAAGATGCAGCACCAGACAGGAGCAACCTGTAG